One window of the Triticum dicoccoides isolate Atlit2015 ecotype Zavitan chromosome 3B, WEW_v2.0, whole genome shotgun sequence genome contains the following:
- the LOC119282027 gene encoding uncharacterized protein LOC119282027, with protein sequence MHRLSSLSRPLHSFMPSPPPRWWPPALARRVFPPREPPNPTARRVPRFPLGFRNMASTTEVEGDDSGKPDMRLLINSSVTQNMNNMETRSTTGEPMACYAEVIDDKRDTWGKTVGYEEETVDNEDEEYGNCDTLMARYPLDRVRPLAVIPKSRHRDGSIYKCTHSWKKECLIADRSETIFEPMMFTEPSNCFIFNGTCMRHGPTHMLQIVSIKLAKIHVDGGPIALYGYIALRDNLDPLLNYVVKFSRDDPITLEQGSLINLAGPKRGINYLGDIFIEYDMRIKTVGPEKHDPQLIDGVSILGNMGVRNRSVFTNRIHGNCGAVDITFSSLENAIEATVEVAISEVQSSFNLSLGCFTSGLNEEIRLFDGVIGETRSLKRSVVAVVIDSWIHLKFKVGTERSSSTERDCFFNAGNHGSSARKIKTDFALISVKVIWSPLPDGF encoded by the exons ATGCAccgcctctcctctctttcgcGACCACTTCACTCCTTCATGCCCTCTCCTCCGCCTCGCTGGTGGCCACCAGCGCTTGCGCGACGAGTTTTCCCACCCAGAGAGCCTCCCAATCCAACTGCCCGTCGTGTTCCCAG ATTTCCTCTTGGATTTCGGAACATGGCCAGCACCACTGAAGTGGAAGGGGATGATTCTGGTAAACCAGACATGCGACTGCTTATCAATTCTTCCGTCACGCAAAACATGAACAACATGGAGACAAGGAGCACAACAGGGGAACCCATGGCATGTTATGCCGAGGTTATAGATGACAAACGTGATACATGGGGGAAAACTGTTGGTTATGAGGAAGAAACCGTGGACAATGAGGACGAAGAATATGGGAACTGCGATACACTGATGGCTCGATACCCCTTAGACCGTGTGCGCCCTCTGGCTGTGATTCCGAAGAGCAGGCATCGTGATGGTTCTATATACAAGTGCACACACTCATGGAAAAAAGAATGTCTTATTGCAGACCGCAGTGAGA CTATTTTCGAGCCAATGATGTTTACAGAGCCCTCAAATTGCTTCATCTTCAATGGCACTTGCATGCGGCATGGACCTACTCACATGTTGCAAATTGTATCAATAAAGCTGGCTAAAATTCATGTGGATGGTGGGCCAATAGCGTTGTATGGATACATTGCACTGCGGGATAATCTGGATCCATTGCTTAATTATGTCGTCAAATTTAGCAGGGATGATCCCATTACTTTGGAGCAG GGTTCTCTCATCAACTTGGCTGGCCCTAAGCGAGGGATTAATTATCTGGGTGATATTTTTATCGAATACGATATGAGGATCAAGACTGTTGGACCAGAAAAGCATGATCCACAACTGATCGATGGCGTATCAATACTAGGCAACATGGGCGTACGGAATCGTAGTGTGTTCACGAATCGCATCCATGGCAATTGTGGTGCAGTTGACATAACCTTTTCAAGTCTTGAAAATGCAATTGAGGCGACTGTAGAAGTTGCCATATCAGAAGTGCAAAGCAGTTTCAATCTGTCTCTTGGCTGTTTTACCAGTGGGTTGAATGAAGAAATTCGGCTCTTTGATGGCGTCATTGGTGAGACGCGGAGCTTAAAAAGGTCTGTGGTTGCTGTGGTGATAGATTCTTGGATACACTTGAAGTTCAAGGTTGGTACAGAGCGATCCAGTTCCACTGAACGTGATTGTTTCTTCAATGCTGGCAACCACGGGTCTAGTGCTCGAAAGATTAAGACTGATTTTGCGTTAATCTCAGTGAAGGTGATCTGGTCGCCTTTGCCTGATGGGTTCTAG